A stretch of the Flagellimonas eckloniae genome encodes the following:
- a CDS encoding helix-turn-helix domain-containing protein → MEQLQSILNQIPIRHDIASHLMLLGVVQGFFLSFVIFARARKNSAITFLGWSLFFQSLVFLDTYLCYTGLIKYMLHFNDSTEVFVLLIAPTIYFFTYALLERKPITLKKHWPHFLLPFVYGLSQINYYKGPLAVKLNAYLGAYYDNLGYIPVPDSFNFTYHIIKDEFRWMILFSFVLYLVLSARLVFKSRRKKGLAPKKIKLDKYAFSRNTVALFVFLLIFLFLIFLNHDDDSGDHYIAILQTVITFITTFFIISESRFFENSWIADKYETLTSNGLNFIEIESFIHDNNYFKSSEATLNDLAKKLETNPNLVSKLINTETGSNFNDYINQKRVQLAQEKLIKAEYAHLTVEAIGNLVGFSSKSAFYNAFKKYVGTSPSQYSKNKVSPEL, encoded by the coding sequence TTGGAACAACTTCAATCCATATTAAATCAAATTCCAATAAGGCATGACATTGCCTCACATTTAATGCTCCTTGGGGTAGTTCAAGGATTTTTTTTAAGTTTTGTCATTTTTGCTAGGGCAAGAAAGAACTCGGCAATAACCTTTTTGGGTTGGTCTTTATTTTTTCAGTCACTGGTTTTTTTAGATACATACCTGTGCTATACAGGGCTTATTAAATACATGCTTCATTTTAACGATTCTACGGAAGTGTTTGTACTACTGATAGCTCCAACAATTTATTTTTTCACTTATGCCTTGTTAGAGAGAAAGCCAATTACCTTAAAAAAACACTGGCCACATTTTTTGCTCCCTTTCGTTTATGGACTATCGCAAATCAATTATTACAAGGGGCCTTTAGCCGTAAAACTCAACGCATACCTAGGAGCTTACTATGATAATCTGGGTTACATACCTGTTCCAGACTCCTTTAATTTTACCTATCATATTATAAAAGATGAATTTAGATGGATGATTCTTTTCAGTTTTGTCCTCTACCTTGTTCTTTCGGCTAGATTAGTTTTTAAGTCGAGACGCAAAAAGGGATTGGCTCCAAAAAAAATAAAGCTTGACAAATATGCTTTTTCCAGAAACACGGTTGCGCTTTTTGTTTTTTTGCTGATTTTCCTATTTCTTATTTTCTTAAATCATGATGATGATAGTGGGGATCACTATATTGCCATTCTGCAAACCGTAATCACCTTCATCACAACTTTTTTTATCATTTCAGAATCTCGATTTTTTGAAAATTCCTGGATTGCGGACAAATATGAAACACTTACCTCCAACGGGTTAAATTTTATTGAAATTGAAAGCTTTATCCACGATAACAATTACTTTAAATCTTCGGAAGCAACTCTAAACGACCTTGCTAAAAAGCTTGAAACAAACCCCAATTTGGTTTCCAAACTGATCAATACCGAAACCGGAAGCAACTTCAACGACTATATCAATCAAAAAAGAGTACAGTTAGCCCAAGAAAAACTGATTAAGGCAGAGTATGCCCATTTAACGGTTGAAGCTATTGGAAATTTAGTCGGTTTTAGCTCAAAATCAGCATTTTACAATGCATTTAAAAAGTATGTGGGCACCTCTCCATCACAGTATTCAAAAAACAAAGTTTCTCCAGAATTGTAA
- a CDS encoding aminotransferase class V-fold PLP-dependent enzyme, translating to MKKRQFLKRLGQAAVVTPFLSIPVSAQNEDTNLPYPKNNDDEFWKRIRKDYSLKPDYINLENGYYNFVPIPIMNNHLKHIKNVNYEASFYMRTVQWDNKKKVAARLANLVGCQSEELIITRNTTESLDMIIGGYPWKKGDEAIFAIQDYGSMRDHFRQISERYGVVCKEVSVPNHPNSDDELVTLYESQITSNTRLIMVSHMINITGHILPIRKICDMAHSYGVEVLVDGAHCIGHFEVNISELNCDYYGSSLHKWLSAPLGTGMLYVAKKNIGKIWPLLADHVTDSDKIQRLNHIGTHPVHSDLAINDAIDYLEMIGLKRKENRLRFIQRYWSDQLRNVENVIINTPEAEERSCGIANVGLTNMGAKDLAKTLLEEFQIWTVGIEYANVNGCRITPNVYTTTEELDKFVTVIKTLAKRA from the coding sequence ATGAAAAAAAGACAATTTTTAAAACGCTTGGGGCAAGCGGCGGTGGTCACGCCTTTTCTTTCAATACCGGTAAGCGCACAAAATGAAGATACAAACCTACCTTACCCTAAAAACAATGATGATGAATTTTGGAAAAGAATCCGAAAGGACTACTCCCTTAAACCAGACTATATAAATCTTGAAAATGGGTACTACAATTTTGTGCCCATCCCAATCATGAACAACCATCTTAAGCATATTAAGAATGTAAATTATGAAGCTTCTTTTTATATGCGAACGGTACAGTGGGACAACAAGAAAAAAGTAGCTGCCAGACTGGCAAATTTGGTCGGCTGTCAGTCTGAAGAATTGATAATCACTCGTAATACTACGGAATCTTTGGATATGATTATTGGAGGATATCCTTGGAAAAAAGGTGATGAAGCCATATTCGCCATTCAGGATTACGGTTCAATGCGAGACCATTTTCGTCAGATTAGTGAACGTTATGGTGTTGTTTGTAAAGAAGTTTCTGTACCGAACCATCCAAATTCGGATGATGAATTGGTTACATTATATGAATCCCAAATCACCTCAAACACCAGATTGATAATGGTCAGCCATATGATCAATATTACTGGACATATTCTTCCCATCCGTAAAATTTGTGATATGGCACATAGCTATGGAGTTGAGGTTTTGGTAGATGGTGCACATTGTATAGGCCATTTTGAGGTCAACATTAGTGAATTGAATTGTGACTATTACGGTTCAAGTCTGCATAAATGGTTAAGTGCTCCTTTGGGCACGGGCATGTTATATGTTGCCAAGAAAAATATTGGAAAAATATGGCCGCTATTGGCGGATCATGTAACTGATTCTGATAAAATTCAGCGATTGAACCATATCGGAACCCACCCTGTGCATTCAGATTTGGCCATAAATGATGCCATTGATTATCTTGAAATGATTGGATTGAAACGAAAGGAAAATAGACTGCGATTCATTCAAAGGTACTGGAGCGATCAATTGCGAAATGTTGAAAATGTAATTATCAATACCCCGGAGGCAGAAGAACGAAGTTGTGGAATAGCCAATGTTGGTCTCACCAATATGGGAGCCAAGGATTTGGCCAAGACCTTACTGGAAGAGTTTCAGATATGGACCGTTGGAATTGAATATGCCAACGTGAATGGTTGTAGGATAACCCCCAACGTATATACTACTACAGAAGAGCTTGATAAATTTGTAACGGTAATAAAAACATTAGCAAAGAGAGCATAA